The Hyphomonas sediminis genome contains the following window.
TGGCGGTGTGCTAATCGGGCTTGGGGGCGTGTCGGTGAAAAGCCATGGCGGGGCAGATGCCCGCGGCTTTGCCACGGCATGCCTGCTGGCCGCAGACCTGGCCCAGAGCGATTACCGGATCGAGATTGCGGCGAATCTCGCCCGTGTCGGAACCGGCGGTCTGGCAGCAGAGTAACGGCGCGCCGCGCCAGACGAGGATTTCAGAACAATGGCAAGGCGCAGCTTTATCCGCGGAACCGGTAGCTATCTGCCCGAACGCGTGCTGACCAATGATGAGCTCTCCACCATGGTCGAGACGACCGATGAGTGGATCCAGGAGCGCACTGGCATTCGCAAGCGGCACATTGCCGCCGATGGCGAGCTGACATCCGATATCGCCGTGCAGGCTGCCAGGCGCGCACTGGACGCCGCCGGTATGACGCCCGACCAAATCGATCTGATCGTGCTGGCCACGACGACGCCCGACCAGACCTTCCCGGCAACGGCGACGGCGGTACAGGCCAAGCTCGGCTGCGGCCCCGGCGCGGCGTTTGACGTGCAGGCTGTTTGCTCGGGCTTCCTGTTCGCGCTGGCAACCGCCGACTCGATGATGAAGCAGGGCCTGTTCCACCGGGCGCTGGTGATTGGAGCTGAGACGTTCACCCGTATTCTCGACTGGTCCGACCGGGGCACCTGCGTGCTGTTCGGCGATGGCGGCGGCGCTGTGGTGCTGGAATGCGTGGAATGGGACGGCGCAGAGGACGCCGGTATCATCACGCACCATGTGCGCACCGATGGCACCAAGTCCGACCTGCTCTATGTCGATGGCGGCGTCAGCTCCACCGGCACGATCGGCCACGTCCGCATGGAAGGGAACAAGGTGTTCAAGCATGCGGTGACGAACATCTCCGCAGCGATCGAGGCCGTGCTCGCCCAGACGGGCCTCACCTCGGCGGACATCGACTGGTTCGTGCCCCACCAGGCCAACAAGCGCATCCTCGACGGCGTTGCCAAAAAGCTGAGCATCCCTGAGGAAAAGGTGGTCGTGACGGTCACCGAGCATGCCAATACGTCGGCCGCCTCGATCCCCCTGGCGCTCGACCATGTGGTACGCTCAGGCAAGGCAAAACCGGGCGATCTCATCCTTTCCGAAGCGATGGGCGGGGGCTTTTCCTGGGGCGCGAGCCTCTTCAGGCTTTGATTCAAAAGAAATCTGACACAAATTTAGCTAACGCCCGCGCTAGGAATTCGTTAAGGTGCCGGGTCTAGGCTTCCTTTAGAGAAACGGGCTGACAGAATGAGCGACCGTACCCTTACCCGTGCTGAAGTGACCGATGCCATCGTCCGTGAAGTGGGCGTCACGCGTCAGGAATCCGCTGACCTGCTTGACCGCACACTCGACCTGATCGGGGCGGCGTTGGAGCAGGAAGAGGAAGTGAAGCTGGCACGTTTCGGAAACTTCGTGGTCCGCTCCAAGGCGGCCCGCGAAGGCCGCAACCCGAAGACCGGTCAGGAGGCACCGATTGCCGCCCGCCGCGTCGTCACGTTCCGGCCATCGCCGATGCTGAAGTCTCAGGTCGGCGGAGACTAGACACCTAAGGAGGCACCTGCATGACGGCACTCAGAGCCCGGATTGAAAAATCAGCAGACGCCTACAG
Protein-coding sequences here:
- a CDS encoding beta-ketoacyl-ACP synthase III, which encodes MARRSFIRGTGSYLPERVLTNDELSTMVETTDEWIQERTGIRKRHIAADGELTSDIAVQAARRALDAAGMTPDQIDLIVLATTTPDQTFPATATAVQAKLGCGPGAAFDVQAVCSGFLFALATADSMMKQGLFHRALVIGAETFTRILDWSDRGTCVLFGDGGGAVVLECVEWDGAEDAGIITHHVRTDGTKSDLLYVDGGVSSTGTIGHVRMEGNKVFKHAVTNISAAIEAVLAQTGLTSADIDWFVPHQANKRILDGVAKKLSIPEEKVVVTVTEHANTSAASIPLALDHVVRSGKAKPGDLILSEAMGGGFSWGASLFRL
- a CDS encoding integration host factor subunit alpha; protein product: MSDRTLTRAEVTDAIVREVGVTRQESADLLDRTLDLIGAALEQEEEVKLARFGNFVVRSKAAREGRNPKTGQEAPIAARRVVTFRPSPMLKSQVGGD